From the Cryptomeria japonica chromosome 2, Sugi_1.0, whole genome shotgun sequence genome, one window contains:
- the LOC131065920 gene encoding tetraspanin-8-like gives MLNAKFRGWLKEHTLRFDFLGGSWARLLLCSVRLFVPFRFRPLFYFLLQQCESIAFLLIVSLPGSVGACYRVTWLLWLYLVVVFLLILLLFCFTVFVFVVTNKGAAQVVSDRGYKEYKLGDYSNWLQKRTEKSSKWNKIKSCLQDAKVCKSLANDSVNQVAEQFCKKNLSPLQSGCCKPPTSCGFVHVNATCWTTTACNLTDVDCSRWCNDEDKLCYSCNSCKAGVLANLKHDWRMIAIINIVMLFALVVFYSVGRCEFRNNRRDERNGYGYKVGYP, from the exons ATGCTCAATGCCAAGTTTAGGGGCTGGCTTAAAGAGCACACACTAAGGTTTGACTTCCTAGGTGGCTCGTGGGCCCGACTGTTACTTTGTTCCGTCAGGCTTTTTGTTCCGTTTCGCTTCCGTCCACTGTTTTATTTTCTGTTGCA ACAGTGTGAGAGTATTGCCTTCCTTTTGATCGTCTCTCTTCCTGGCTCGGTGGGCGCCTGCTACAGAGTTACATGGCTGCTCTGGCTTTACTTGGTCGTAGTGTTTCTTCTCATTCTGCTCTTGTTCTGCTTCACCGTCTTTGTCTTCGTCGTCACCAACAAGGGAGCTGCACAGGTCGTTTCCGATAGAGGGTACAAAGAATACAAGCTTGGGGACTACTCAAACTGGCTGCAGAAGAGAACAGAGAAGAGCAGCAAGTGGAACAAAATTAAGAGCTGCCTTCAGGACGCCAAAGTATGCAAAAGCCTTGCCAATGATTCAGTCAACCAAGTTGCAGAGCAGTTCTGCAAAAAGAATTTATCCCC ATTGCAATCTGGTTGCTGCAAGCCTCCAACTTCGTGTGGCTTTGTGCATGTGAACGCCACTTGTTGGACTACCACAGCATGCAACTTAACGGATGTGGATTGTAGCAGGTGGTGTAATGATGAGGATAAATTATGCTATAGTTGTAACTCATGCAAGGCAGGTGTGCTGGCAAACTTGAAGCATGACTGGCGTATGATTGCTATTATCAATATTGTGATGCTCTTTGCTCTGGTTGTATTTTATTCTGTGGGGCGTTGTGAGTTCAGGAACAATAGGCGTGATGAGAGAAATGGGTATGGATATAAGGTGGGATATCCTTGA